CGTGGTTGACCACGAACGAGTCGGCGATTACGGAGCGAATCGACCGCTTCCTCGAGATCGGCCATCACGAGCGTATCTGGCGGAACTGGGACCGTGGGGAACGGACGATCCGCGTCCTCCGACGGGCCCTGAGTGACGCCCCCGACGACGTCGCGCAAACGGGCGAGTTCCACACGGCGAAAGAGCTCTACCGAGCGGTCGCGGCGTACGACGCTGAAGATGACTGGGAATTCTCCGTGACGGATTGGATTTCGAGTCCAAGCAGTCTCGCGAAGACACTGGCCGACCACGAGTCCCACTCGGCCGTCACGATCGACCGCGACGGGCGCGTCAATACGTACCGAATCGGGCGAGCCGGAACCGGCGCCGAACAGATCGAGGTGCGAGAGATCGAGGACCTCTTCGAACTTCCCTGTATGGCGAATATGGAGGAGCGACTGCACGAGAAGAAGCCGGTTCGGAAGGATCTCTACAACTTCGCGCGGATGGTGATGTGGCTCCCGCAGTACCAAGACAGCAGCCTCGACGAGATAGTCGCGGACCTCAAGGATGTTTTCTCCCGGTGGCCATGGTACGACGAGCAGGAGACCGAATACCAGGTCCGCTACGAGTTCTCGAACACAATCGACGGCGACACGCCGTTGCCGATGAACTGCGATAACGACGATCTGCAGCGCTACTGCATCGGCCAAGACCAGTGTCCTTACTCGATCTGGGGTAGTCTCCCCTTCCCGGATGAGATGTACGAGCAGGTCGAGGAGGAATCAGCTGGGCCCGCTGAGCAATTCTGAATCATAGACAACCCCGAATCTGTGGAATCCTTAGAAAGTGATTGGTTTGGCGACTCTGCTGATAAGAGAGAGCGGATCGACCGTCGCGTTGAATCGCTAGGTACAGAGGATATATTCAGCAGGCGGTCGCCGTTCGTTTCACGTGACCGAGGTGGAACGGTGGTTCGGTAGGTGTGCAGACTCGATGAGTAGGCCAGCGTGTTCGTTATCGAACTGCCGTTACAGAGTCGACGGTGGACACCATATGATATATGAATCGGTGAGCGGAAAGTAAAACCAGTGAGGACCGAGTATCAGAACCTCCTCCTGTTCGGCATATACAGCGTCTGTGGTGCGCTCGTCTTCGTCGGCGCGAAGCTGGGCATGCCGGACGTGCCGCCATTACTGTTCGCGGCACTCCGCCTCGATATCGCCGGCGTGGCGTTACTCGCCGTCGCCGGCTGGCGTTCGACGTACTGGCTCCCCCGCACGCGCCGCGATGTGCTCGGCGTGGGGGTCGTCGGCGTGTTCACGCTCGGTGTCATGAACGCCGTCTTGTTCGCCGGCCAGCAGTACGTCACCAGCGCCGTCGGTGCGATCGCCTACAGTTTCATGCCAGTCCTGACGACGGGATTCGCCGTCCTCCTGTTGCCGACAGCCTCGCTCGACATCGTCGACGCATTCGGCATCCTTCTTGGATTCCTTGGAGTCGGTATCGTCGCCCAGCCGTCGGCAGCAGCCATTCATGCAGACCGTCTCATCGGATTCGGACTGATGATCGGG
This genomic window from Haloplanus sp. GDY1 contains:
- a CDS encoding DMT family transporter, which encodes MRTEYQNLLLFGIYSVCGALVFVGAKLGMPDVPPLLFAALRLDIAGVALLAVAGWRSTYWLPRTRRDVLGVGVVGVFTLGVMNAVLFAGQQYVTSAVGAIAYSFMPVLTTGFAVLLLPTASLDIVDAFGILLGFLGVGIVAQPSAAAIHADRLIGFGLMIGSVAIFALGTVLTQRVQPALPRLALTAWGVLLAAVVNHGIAVVFGYSLTAITWTSTAITGVVVESLLATAVLYAVHFELIDRIGPARTSLNFYLQPIVAAPIGLVLFDNRLATVSLVGFLIIFVGFVLIEREVILNTCYSAT
- a CDS encoding primase-associated protein — protein: MSPSTPTDDEDTAYRVAALPLEYGDTRINQLFTRGYNRYVVDGEDQPEDLVNDIERFGTAAFKEQVRADAADEPFVDEPGTLAVLATLSAICVKEHPKFEHASPRNIQVLYDLRELYVNNLASLIRAHGDGSLQQDIADVLYSKEPGEDGPHPGRVCTGITEMPEFGDGLYLEIPMAAASRKCLLREDEAATGSDDDDGEILTRVKDNNLYVPVGDFDSKYRDYAERAFKKLLRVQEDGLSDDQLSWLTTNESAITERIDRFLEIGHHERIWRNWDRGERTIRVLRRALSDAPDDVAQTGEFHTAKELYRAVAAYDAEDDWEFSVTDWISSPSSLAKTLADHESHSAVTIDRDGRVNTYRIGRAGTGAEQIEVREIEDLFELPCMANMEERLHEKKPVRKDLYNFARMVMWLPQYQDSSLDEIVADLKDVFSRWPWYDEQETEYQVRYEFSNTIDGDTPLPMNCDNDDLQRYCIGQDQCPYSIWGSLPFPDEMYEQVEEESAGPAEQF